CGGATGCGCATGCCGGGGATTTTATCGCCCCAATTCCACAAAGTGCTACGCTGATAAAGTGAGCTTCTCGGATCAAAGAGTAAAAAGCTGTGGAAGAAAAAGACTCCTGTGGCGATGGCCGCCCTTCGACAAGCTCAGAGCTTGCCCTGAGCCTGACGAAGGGGCAGGCTCTTGGCCGTCCCGCCAGGGCGAAGCCCGGCGCTCCCGTGGAAGCTTCGCCCTCGTAGTGAGCTTCGTCGTATCGATAACCGCCGTCACACTCCCCGCCTCAGCCGCCGACTGGACCGTCCACGCTCTTCCCACGCGTCTCGTCAACGGCGCCCCGGTCCTGTTCCAGGTCAAGCCGCCCGTCAAACTCGAATCCCTCACCGGCACCTGGCGCGCTCACCAACTCGCCTTCAGCTACCAACCTTCCACCAAAACTTGGTTCGTGCTCGCCGGTGTCCCCTTTGAAACCGAACCCGGCAAATACGCGCTGGAATTGTCCGGCGAACGCTCCGCGACGAAGACGCCAGTGACTTTCACGCGCAGGTTCACCGTCGCCCGCGCCAAATATCCTCAAATCAAAGTCGAGCTCACGGTCGAGAAAAAATTCACCGAGCCTTCTCCCGAGCAGGAACAGCAGATCGCCGAGGGCGTGAAGATCAAAGAGGAGTACCTGGGCCGTGTAACCCCAACTCGCGAGTGGGAAGGAAAATTTACCGCACCCGCCAACGCCGCCATCTCCGACGTCTACGGCTCCCAGAGGATTTTTAACGGCAAAGCGCAACGCCCGCATTGGGGACTCGATTTTCGCGTCCCCACCGGAACCCCAGTCGCCGCCATGAACGACGGCACGGTCCTGCTGGCGCGCTTCTTGTACTTCGAAGGCAACTGCGTTGTCATCGACCACGGCCAGGGTCTGCTGACGCTCTATTTTCATCTTTCGGAATTTAAAGTGAAGGAAGGAGACGCGGTAAAACGCGGCCAGACTATTGGACTCAGCGGCGGCACCGGCCGCGCCACCGGCCCGCATCTCCACGTCGCCGTGCGCTGGCAAGGCATCTATCTCGACCCGGCGCCATTATTCGAATTGGCTCTGCCTTGAACCGCACGACAAATTTCATCGAAGAATATTATCTTCTACTACGCTGAGAACTTCCGTCCTCGCAACACATCCAGCAACGCTTCTTTCAGTCCCAAATTCCGAATCAACCGGTGCAGATAATTTGCATGCACTCCCAGGATCGCCGCCGCCTCCACATAATTCCCCCGCGTCTGTTCGACCGCATCTAGGATCAATTGCTTTTTTAATTCCTTTACGCTGGCATGGTATTTGCCTTCATGCATCTCCGCCGCCGATTCCTGCTCCAACAGGGATTCCGGCAAATCCTCCAGCAGCACGGCAGCGGACGATCCCATCACCAGCGCACGCTCAATCGCATTCTCCAGTTCGCGCACGTTCCCAGGCCACTCATAGTTCACCAGCGCCGCCATAGCTTCGCGCGACACCGGCTTCGGTTTTACCTTGCTGCGCTTCGCATATTTCTGTACGAAGTGGCGGGTCAGCATCGGAATGTCTTCCCGCCGTTCGCGCAGCGGCGGCATCGTCAGCCGGACCACGGCCAGCCGGTAATAAAGATCCTGGCGAAACCGGCCACTCTTCACGGCTTCGTCCAAATTGCAATTCGTGGCCGCGATTAATCGGATGTCGACCTTAATGGGATGCGTTCCCCCCACGCGTTCAAATTCCCGCTCCTGCAACACGCGTAACAACTTCACCTGAAGCGCTGAAGCCAGTTCTCCAATCTCATCGAGAAACACAATGCCGCCGTCGGCGATCTCCAACCGTCCCCGCTTCAGCGAGGAAGCGCCGGTGAACGCGCCGCGCTCATGCCCGAACAGGTCGCTCTCCAGAAGGGTCTCGGGAATCGCTGCGCAATTGATGGCCACGAATTGCTTGTTCGCCCTGGGGCTGTTGCGATGCAACGCGCGCGCTGCCAGTTCCTTGCCCGTGCCGCTCTCGCCCTCAATCAGCACGGTCGATTCGCTGGGCGCGACCCGCGCCACAAACTGAAAAATCTCTTTCATTCGCGCGCCTTCACCCACCAGGCTCTGTTCCTGCCTGATTTCAGTGGTAAGCCGCTGATTTTCCTGTTCCAGCCATTGCTGGCGCCGCGCATTGTCCAGCGCCACCGCTGAAATCGCGGCAATCGCAGCCATGAGTTGTAAATGATCTTCGTTGAACCGGTTCGCTATGTCGGTGCTGTCAAGGTAGATACAGCCAATCACGCGCTGAAACACGGTCAGCGGTACGCACAGCAGCGACCGCACCTCCGCGGCCACCAGGCTTTCTACCGCGCGCAGCGCGCCAGTGGAAGGAACGTCGACTCCCAGGATCGCAACATTTTCCTGCATTACCTGGCGCGCTATCGTTCGGCTCACCCGCACCAGTTGCGGTTGCCTCACCTGCCGTGTCCGCGCATACTGCGAGTTGAATTCCTGGCCGCCCCCCTCGGCCAGCAGAATCGCGCCGCGGGAAGCCGGCACCAGTTCAAAAATCAAATCCAGCAACTGCGCTTGCAGTTCCTCTAGATCCCGGATGGCATGGACCACCCGGCTGATCTTGAGCAAGCCGCTCAAATTACGCGCCACCTGCGATGTTGCCGGCAACTCCCGCAACAAGCGGTCCGGCTGTAGATAAACCACTTCCCTGGGATGAATCAGCTTGGTCTCAGCCGTCGGATGGCTGTCATCAAACTCGATGCGGCTCGCCGGAAGCGCCTGGTCCTCATCGTCCACCAGAAACAGGAACACGGAGTCGCCGGTCGCCACCTCATCCCCGTGGCGCAGCCACTGTTCTTTTACCGCCAGTCCGTTGACCAGCGTTCCGTTGCGGCTGTCCAAATCCTTGATCTGGAAACGGTCGTCTTCGGCGCGACGCAGCAGGCAGTGTCGTCGCGACACC
This genomic stretch from Candidatus Sulfotelmatobacter sp. harbors:
- a CDS encoding M23 family metallopeptidase; the encoded protein is MSFVVSITAVTLPASAADWTVHALPTRLVNGAPVLFQVKPPVKLESLTGTWRAHQLAFSYQPSTKTWFVLAGVPFETEPGKYALELSGERSATKTPVTFTRRFTVARAKYPQIKVELTVEKKFTEPSPEQEQQIAEGVKIKEEYLGRVTPTREWEGKFTAPANAAISDVYGSQRIFNGKAQRPHWGLDFRVPTGTPVAAMNDGTVLLARFLYFEGNCVVIDHGQGLLTLYFHLSEFKVKEGDAVKRGQTIGLSGGTGRATGPHLHVAVRWQGIYLDPAPLFELALP
- a CDS encoding sigma 54-interacting transcriptional regulator, yielding MRPRLLVIAGPAKDLTIPLPDGEATVGRDATNAVSVPDTSVSRRHCLLRRAEDDRFQIKDLDSRNGTLVNGLAVKEQWLRHGDEVATGDSVFLFLVDDEDQALPASRIEFDDSHPTAETKLIHPREVVYLQPDRLLRELPATSQVARNLSGLLKISRVVHAIRDLEELQAQLLDLIFELVPASRGAILLAEGGGQEFNSQYARTRQVRQPQLVRVSRTIARQVMQENVAILGVDVPSTGALRAVESLVAAEVRSLLCVPLTVFQRVIGCIYLDSTDIANRFNEDHLQLMAAIAAISAVALDNARRQQWLEQENQRLTTEIRQEQSLVGEGARMKEIFQFVARVAPSESTVLIEGESGTGKELAARALHRNSPRANKQFVAINCAAIPETLLESDLFGHERGAFTGASSLKRGRLEIADGGIVFLDEIGELASALQVKLLRVLQEREFERVGGTHPIKVDIRLIAATNCNLDEAVKSGRFRQDLYYRLAVVRLTMPPLRERREDIPMLTRHFVQKYAKRSKVKPKPVSREAMAALVNYEWPGNVRELENAIERALVMGSSAAVLLEDLPESLLEQESAAEMHEGKYHASVKELKKQLILDAVEQTRGNYVEAAAILGVHANYLHRLIRNLGLKEALLDVLRGRKFSA